One part of the Anopheles merus strain MAF chromosome 3L, AmerM5.1, whole genome shotgun sequence genome encodes these proteins:
- the LOC121598584 gene encoding protein snakeskin: MVSAETIGSIFIKVFKVVINIVVLIIYRTGYGGDFLGIGGTWNLNEEKSPDAEIVASGVFVGFIIYTGVQLLTFGFGTTKHKYELSDTIMNVVGTFMWVAVGGTALHYWHGYLAEHDFENITSERTAGLALGALCVINGALYLADSVLAFIHYTKYA; this comes from the exons ATGGTGTCTGCAGAAACGATTGGTTCCATTTTTATAAAAGTGTTCAAAGTG GTCATCAACATTGTAGTACTGATCATTTACCGAACGGGATATGGAGGAGATTTCCTCGGTATCGGTGGTACTTGGAACCTTAACGAGGAGAAGAGCCCAGATGCAGAAATCGTCGCGTCAGGTGTATTTGTCGGATTCATCATCTATACCGGAGTGCAGCTACTTACTTTTGGTTTCGGTACCACCAAACACAAGTACGAGCTTTCCGACACGATCATGAACGTGGTCGGTACGTTCATGTGGGTTGCTGTCGGTGGTACTGCACTACACTACTGGCACGGTTATCTAGCGGAGCACGACTTTGAAAACATCACTTCCGAAAGAACG GCTGGATTGGCATTAGGTGCCTTGTGTGTCATCAACGGAGCCCTCTATCTAGCAGATTCTGTGCTTGCCTTCATTCATTACACTAAATATGCCTAA